In the genome of Candidatus Eremiobacteraceae bacterium, one region contains:
- a CDS encoding CheR family methyltransferase produces MLESDYLGLLTHGGTSARAEWMAVAPSVVVGETFLFRDAQLWQLVESTLFPSIKALARPIWLWSAGCSTGEEAYTLALIAHRVFGKDGYRVLGTDVNPKAVAAARIGAYGQWSLRGVSDELRDALAVTGAQTVRVPEEVKSSVRFETQNLVDELSYAPGGMASFELVVCRNVLIYMTLTARAKIIARLAACVSPGGLLILGHGEASGIDTGYLVPERHVAGVVYRKPLGYTPWEPTPQKVRATPKQAQKRPSRVARPIPRKIAMTPSDQTRMADELKLIQKPKPNAEKSRALLVEAMRAAHAGKMDEAERHAIEAMRAEPIDPEPHVLVAALLMARGAMREAEAELRRALFLDPVFVPALWQAGHLYGITNRKRQAVFAFARALTQLAGLPADAVALPFDKLTVGELTTLLRAEIGEHVDA; encoded by the coding sequence TTGCTCGAGTCGGATTACCTGGGACTGCTCACGCACGGCGGCACGTCGGCGCGCGCCGAATGGATGGCTGTCGCTCCCTCGGTCGTCGTCGGCGAAACATTTCTTTTCCGCGATGCGCAGCTCTGGCAACTCGTCGAGTCCACCCTGTTCCCGAGCATCAAAGCGCTCGCGCGTCCTATCTGGCTCTGGAGCGCAGGCTGTTCGACAGGCGAAGAGGCGTACACCCTCGCTCTCATCGCGCATCGCGTATTCGGCAAAGACGGCTACCGCGTGCTCGGAACGGATGTCAATCCTAAGGCGGTCGCTGCGGCACGCATCGGGGCGTACGGACAGTGGTCGCTCCGCGGTGTTTCCGACGAGCTGCGCGACGCGCTTGCCGTGACCGGCGCACAAACCGTGCGCGTGCCCGAAGAAGTTAAATCGTCGGTGAGATTCGAGACGCAGAATCTCGTAGATGAATTATCTTACGCGCCGGGCGGCATGGCGTCGTTTGAGCTGGTGGTGTGCCGCAACGTCCTCATCTACATGACGCTCACAGCGCGCGCGAAGATCATCGCGCGGCTTGCCGCGTGCGTCTCTCCCGGCGGGCTCCTTATCCTCGGACACGGCGAGGCGTCAGGCATCGACACTGGATACCTTGTCCCCGAACGGCATGTCGCCGGTGTCGTCTATCGTAAGCCGCTCGGTTACACGCCGTGGGAACCCACGCCTCAGAAAGTCCGCGCGACTCCGAAACAAGCGCAGAAACGCCCGTCGCGAGTTGCGCGGCCAATCCCGCGCAAAATTGCGATGACGCCGAGCGACCAGACGCGAATGGCAGACGAACTCAAGCTGATCCAAAAACCAAAGCCGAACGCCGAAAAAAGCCGCGCGCTTCTCGTGGAGGCGATGCGCGCCGCACATGCAGGCAAGATGGATGAGGCGGAGCGCCACGCGATCGAAGCCATGCGCGCCGAACCCATCGACCCGGAGCCGCACGTGCTCGTCGCCGCGCTGCTCATGGCGCGCGGGGCGATGCGTGAAGCCGAAGCCGAACTGCGTCGCGCGCTGTTTCTCGATCCGGTGTTCGTGCCTGCCCTTTGGCAAGCCGGACATCTCTACGGCATCACCAACCGCAAGCGCCAAGCGGTCTTCGCATTTGCCCGCGCGCTGACGCAGCTCGCGGGCCTGCCGGCGGACGCAGTCGCATTGCCGTTCGACAAGTTGACCGTCGGCGAGCTGACGACGCTGCTGCGCGCAGAGATCGGCGAGCACGTCGATGCTTGA
- a CDS encoding chemotaxis protein CheW, with amino-acid sequence MLEREISQAALAKKNATRSHLLTRVERFDLAFPIEAVLSVHAAPIVTAIPSARTGILGGVRIHGEPVPVADIRRCLRLSARGVSLTDRLVLLRVDGRTMGVIVDEVKNLIDVPTNALGGSDTLFEDTPVNPRVIAGIAATPELCAIVDVKGFAVPDPWDDEDATRSLDVDPDDNAPLAERTAALAAPPEAEAAAGIEAAVFLLDGKRYAVPIGSILEFFRNLPHAPLVVRGGSASLVNRRGDAVALYDLRPFLGLPASALPATVNGIVLTQDGVRVAMAVDELAGLETLSRTVAAHTQPGRFTLSVHPGPNGTVQLIDVAALMAAPQLILGNEAST; translated from the coding sequence ATGCTTGAGCGCGAGATCTCGCAGGCCGCACTGGCGAAAAAGAATGCGACACGCTCGCACCTGTTGACCCGCGTCGAACGATTCGATCTCGCGTTTCCCATCGAGGCCGTGCTTTCGGTCCATGCCGCGCCGATCGTGACCGCGATCCCGTCGGCACGCACCGGCATCCTCGGCGGCGTTCGCATCCACGGCGAGCCGGTTCCGGTCGCGGACATCCGGCGCTGTCTTCGTCTTTCTGCGCGCGGCGTTTCACTCACCGACAGGCTGGTGCTCTTGCGCGTCGATGGACGCACCATGGGTGTCATCGTCGACGAAGTGAAAAATCTGATCGATGTGCCGACCAATGCGTTGGGCGGATCCGACACGCTTTTCGAAGACACGCCCGTCAATCCGAGAGTCATCGCGGGCATCGCCGCGACGCCGGAGCTTTGCGCCATCGTGGACGTCAAAGGATTCGCAGTGCCGGATCCGTGGGACGATGAAGACGCGACCCGCTCGCTCGACGTGGACCCGGATGATAACGCGCCGCTGGCGGAGCGCACCGCCGCCCTCGCCGCGCCGCCGGAAGCCGAAGCGGCGGCCGGCATCGAGGCTGCGGTCTTCCTGCTGGACGGCAAGCGGTACGCGGTGCCGATCGGCTCGATACTCGAATTTTTCCGGAACCTTCCGCACGCGCCATTGGTCGTGCGCGGGGGTTCGGCGTCGCTCGTGAACCGGCGCGGCGATGCCGTCGCGCTCTACGACCTGCGGCCGTTTCTCGGTTTGCCGGCGTCGGCTCTTCCGGCCACCGTCAATGGCATCGTCCTGACCCAAGACGGCGTGCGCGTCGCGATGGCCGTCGACGAACTAGCCGGTCTCGAAACCCTGTCACGCACGGTTGCCGCGCATACGCAACCGGGCCGCTTCACGCTTTCCGTCCATCCCGGTCCCAACGGAACCGTACAGCTCATCGACGTCGCGGCGCTGATGGCCGCACCGCAACTCATACTAGGAAATGAGGCCTCCACGTGA
- a CDS encoding methyl-accepting chemotaxis protein, with amino-acid sequence MNSRLAILSEKSLRRKMIVIFMWLAGITLVQIALALTLPRMIFNVEDKITDQLQPISEASLQVRLDVLKMIGGAAQWGLTGKTVDLRLYNDGKTNYADDIVKLSNFGHGDDSLKNEIEILTEDANDESSVVENIVTSAEDGSATIRQAVAGGFAEERTKLDAFIVAQNKLTAKIAVERAFLESQAELFVLLLIGALVFTSCVSLAVAFYIGWKTIMQVSDAASLLSKTADLIASGDFTGRVDIKTEDELEELGGAVNDMVEKLGGSLQQVQQAVNESTVAVMQIATTAQEQERMTTQQSVAMSEISQTIQELNAASQTTALQAESVSTKSLESADIARRGRADVETNVSMMLALRDRFRQTSDRIAHLSEQIAQIGTITRTVADFAAQTNLLALNAAVEAARAGEQGRGFAVVAAEIRKLADQSKTATERIDSLTHEVQRASDESVMAMIEGSRNVDDNASHAAQTGQAIAEIIETLQHTVDSMQEIALAAKQQSHGIEQVTQSITSINAAMRDTVSATGQTQEATSRLNDLALGLKRLVAAYRI; translated from the coding sequence GTGAACTCGCGATTAGCAATCCTTTCGGAAAAGTCGCTGCGCCGGAAGATGATCGTCATCTTCATGTGGCTCGCCGGAATCACGCTCGTGCAGATCGCGCTTGCGCTCACGCTTCCGCGCATGATCTTCAACGTCGAGGATAAGATCACCGATCAACTCCAGCCGATCTCCGAGGCATCGCTGCAAGTCCGTCTGGACGTGCTCAAGATGATCGGCGGCGCGGCGCAGTGGGGCCTTACGGGAAAGACCGTCGACCTGCGGCTCTACAACGACGGCAAGACGAACTACGCCGACGATATCGTGAAGCTATCCAACTTCGGCCACGGCGACGACTCGCTCAAGAACGAGATCGAGATTCTGACCGAAGACGCAAACGACGAGTCTTCCGTCGTCGAGAACATCGTCACAAGCGCCGAGGACGGATCGGCGACGATCCGTCAAGCCGTTGCCGGCGGATTCGCCGAGGAACGAACCAAGCTCGATGCGTTTATCGTCGCGCAGAACAAGCTCACGGCTAAGATCGCAGTGGAGCGCGCTTTCCTTGAATCGCAGGCGGAACTCTTCGTCTTGCTGCTTATCGGCGCGCTTGTCTTCACTTCGTGCGTCTCGCTCGCCGTGGCGTTCTACATCGGGTGGAAGACGATCATGCAGGTCAGCGATGCGGCCTCGCTGCTCTCCAAGACGGCGGATCTCATCGCGTCGGGCGATTTCACCGGCCGGGTGGATATCAAGACTGAAGACGAACTCGAGGAGCTCGGTGGTGCCGTCAACGACATGGTCGAGAAGCTCGGCGGATCCTTGCAGCAAGTGCAGCAGGCCGTCAATGAATCGACGGTCGCGGTCATGCAGATCGCCACGACCGCACAAGAGCAAGAGCGAATGACCACGCAGCAGTCGGTCGCGATGAGTGAGATCTCACAGACGATTCAAGAGCTGAACGCAGCCTCGCAGACCACCGCGCTGCAGGCGGAGAGCGTCTCGACGAAATCGCTTGAAAGCGCCGACATCGCGCGGCGCGGCCGCGCAGACGTCGAGACCAACGTCTCGATGATGCTCGCGCTGCGCGACCGTTTCCGTCAGACCTCGGACAGAATCGCGCACCTCTCGGAACAGATCGCGCAGATCGGCACGATCACCCGCACGGTCGCCGATTTCGCCGCTCAGACCAATCTGCTCGCGCTGAACGCCGCCGTGGAAGCCGCGCGCGCGGGCGAGCAAGGCCGGGGCTTCGCCGTCGTCGCGGCCGAGATCCGCAAGCTTGCCGATCAGAGCAAGACCGCCACCGAACGCATCGATTCGCTCACGCACGAAGTGCAGCGCGCATCCGACGAATCGGTCATGGCCATGATCGAAGGCAGCCGCAACGTGGACGACAACGCGAGTCACGCGGCGCAGACCGGTCAGGCGATCGCGGAGATCATCGAGACGCTGCAGCACACGGTGGACTCAATGCAAGAGATCGCGCTGGCCGCTAAGCAGCAAAGCCACGGCATCGAACAGGTCACGCAGAGCATTACGTCTATCAATGCCGCGATGCGCGATACCGTCTCCGCAACTGGGCAGACGCAAGAGGCGACTTCCCGGTTGAACGACCTCGCGCTCGGACTCAAACGCCTCGTCGCAGCTTACCGAATCTAG
- a CDS encoding response regulator, with amino-acid sequence MAMSPEDLVELKQIFRAECDEHLGALNGLLMTLERQPDDAATLNETFRRMHSVKGAARMVGYAGIEAVGHGLESMLADARSGTQALNKASIALLFSATDTIRDLMAAGAGMSEDELPVQEMLARMALFRDGESVAASKPKQAAKPTKETPPVQLRSLPTPAGAVVPIAPERGRDDTSGDMVRVGADKIDRLIALRGELLRQFTSEEQDVRSLVSAADATFADVEGGLRSRSDADATPERKRLFDSVRRQRESLQAAVGRIDDRNLQRFGLLESLRDSLADLRMLPAGTILQPLARVVRDISQLQDKDAELSIAGADIALDKVVLEAIKEPLIHLVRNAVAHGIEPPALRLLAGKRATGTVKVSVTTGSSSATVKVEDDGAGIDTAAVRRAVVANGYATAEDAAVISDFRLLQYLFKPGFSTSASADNISGRGVGLDVVADRVTQLRGSYHVESTHGVGTRFILRVPVSLLTSSVLAVHDGTTEVFLRQTDIHEAVSLKPEHVINVEGRISATVRDEVMPVLPLASIMGGPAHVSFGRDGVVAAIIIKDGERRAAVVVEALAGLSDVIVKPLPRPLGRIAGIAGYAISTTGLPLCVLDGEHFVRSAHERGAVGNVIREKPAVKRRLLIADDSLTTRTLLRNIMISAGYEVETAIDGVDAWNKASTMKFDCIMSDIEMPNMNGWEFCERVKRDARLADTPIVLVTSLSREDERRRGLELGADAYVVKGLFNETQLLETVERLVA; translated from the coding sequence ATGGCAATGTCTCCGGAAGACCTGGTCGAGCTTAAGCAAATATTCAGAGCGGAGTGCGACGAGCATCTCGGCGCGCTCAACGGTTTGCTTATGACGCTCGAACGGCAGCCGGACGACGCTGCCACTCTAAACGAGACGTTCCGCCGGATGCATAGCGTCAAGGGTGCGGCGCGCATGGTGGGCTACGCCGGCATCGAGGCGGTCGGTCACGGACTGGAGTCGATGCTTGCGGATGCTCGCAGCGGCACCCAGGCGTTGAACAAGGCGTCGATCGCACTTCTCTTCAGCGCGACCGACACGATACGAGATCTCATGGCGGCCGGCGCGGGCATGTCGGAGGACGAACTGCCCGTGCAGGAGATGCTCGCGCGCATGGCCCTCTTCCGAGACGGTGAGTCCGTTGCCGCGTCCAAGCCAAAGCAGGCGGCGAAACCGACGAAAGAAACGCCGCCCGTTCAGCTTCGCTCGCTCCCCACGCCGGCCGGCGCAGTCGTGCCGATCGCTCCCGAACGTGGACGCGACGACACGTCAGGCGACATGGTGCGCGTCGGCGCGGATAAGATCGACCGCCTCATAGCCCTGCGCGGCGAGCTTCTTCGCCAATTCACCTCGGAAGAACAAGATGTTCGCAGTTTAGTCTCCGCGGCAGACGCGACATTTGCGGACGTGGAAGGCGGGCTGCGGTCGCGGTCCGACGCCGACGCGACGCCGGAGCGCAAGCGCCTCTTCGATAGCGTGCGCCGCCAACGCGAATCGCTGCAAGCCGCCGTCGGACGAATCGACGACCGCAACCTGCAGCGCTTCGGACTTCTGGAAAGTCTTCGCGACAGTCTGGCGGATCTACGGATGCTCCCCGCCGGAACCATCCTGCAGCCGCTCGCGCGCGTCGTGCGCGACATCTCGCAGCTTCAAGATAAAGACGCCGAGCTTTCCATCGCCGGCGCCGACATCGCACTCGACAAAGTCGTGCTCGAAGCGATCAAAGAGCCGCTGATCCATCTCGTCCGCAATGCGGTTGCTCATGGCATCGAACCGCCGGCGCTTAGACTGCTCGCCGGAAAACGGGCGACGGGAACGGTGAAGGTATCGGTCACCACGGGCAGCTCGAGTGCGACCGTCAAGGTCGAAGATGACGGCGCCGGCATCGATACGGCCGCGGTGCGCCGCGCCGTCGTCGCCAACGGTTATGCGACGGCCGAAGACGCGGCGGTGATCTCGGACTTTAGATTGCTGCAATACCTTTTCAAACCGGGCTTCTCCACAAGTGCGTCGGCCGACAACATCAGCGGGCGCGGCGTGGGTCTCGACGTCGTCGCCGATCGCGTCACGCAGTTGCGCGGCAGTTATCACGTCGAAAGCACGCACGGCGTCGGCACGCGTTTCATACTTCGAGTTCCGGTCAGCTTGCTGACTTCTTCGGTCTTAGCCGTCCACGACGGAACGACCGAGGTCTTCCTTCGTCAGACCGACATCCACGAAGCCGTGTCGTTGAAACCGGAGCACGTGATCAACGTCGAGGGACGCATCAGCGCCACGGTGCGCGACGAAGTCATGCCCGTCTTGCCGCTGGCGTCGATCATGGGCGGACCTGCGCATGTGAGCTTCGGCCGCGACGGCGTGGTGGCAGCGATCATCATCAAAGACGGCGAACGGCGCGCGGCGGTCGTCGTCGAGGCGCTCGCCGGACTGTCCGATGTCATCGTCAAGCCGTTGCCGCGGCCGCTCGGGCGCATCGCCGGAATCGCCGGCTATGCGATATCGACGACCGGTCTGCCGCTCTGCGTCCTCGACGGCGAGCATTTCGTTCGTTCTGCTCACGAACGCGGCGCGGTGGGCAATGTGATCCGCGAGAAGCCTGCCGTCAAACGGCGGCTGCTCATCGCCGACGATTCCCTCACCACGCGGACGCTGCTTCGCAATATCATGATCAGCGCGGGCTACGAGGTGGAGACGGCCATCGACGGCGTCGATGCGTGGAACAAAGCGTCCACCATGAAGTTCGATTGCATCATGAGCGACATCGAGATGCCGAACATGAACGGTTGGGAGTTCTGCGAGCGCGTGAAACGGGATGCGCGCCTCGCCGATACGCCGATCGTGCTCGTCACCTCGCTTTCTCGGGAAGACGAACGCCGGCGTGGCCTCGAGTTGGGCGCTGACGCCTATGTCGTCAAGGGCTTGTTCAACGAGACGCAGCTGCTCGAGACCGTGGAAAGGCTCGTCGCGTGA